From the Methanobacterium sp. CWC-01 genome, the window GGCTTCCAATATATCCGCACCACCACACTTACTGGTGATACTGCGATTGCCGTGTTTAGCCACCTTGACTCCCACCGAAGCCGCGATTATAGCAGCAGCAGTGCTAACATTGAATGTTTTCAGGGTGTCACCACCAGTTCCACAAGTATCCACCAGATTACTAAGATTTTTTGGCTTCACCTTGACACTTAACTGCCTCATGGCCCTAGCGAATCCGGTTAACTCATCAACCGTTTCGCCCTTAACTTTTAAAGATGAAAGAAAAGCTGCAACCTGAATATCAGTAGCTTTACCCTCTAACATCTCAATCATGCACTGGTGAGCCTCATACTGGGTCAGATCAGACCGAGAAACAATTTTTTCTACACAGTAAGCCATCACTTAAGGTACCCCCGACTTGCTTTTTTTAGTGCCTCACATCGTCTGCCCATCTCCTTTAACATTAGCTCCCGATTATCATGATACCTATCTATTAAGTCCAATAGGGCACTGGCAACTATGGCCCCATCAGAACCCGCCTTCAGGACCCGTTGAACATGATCAGGCTTTGAAATTCCAAACCCAACCGCGATGGGGAGATTAATATGACTGCGAACCCGCCGGATTAGATCCACCGTTTCCCCCCCTAGGGTGGATCTGGCCCCAGTGACCCCCATCACCGCCACCACATAAATAAAGCCCTCTGCTATTTGAGATATTTGTAATAAACGTTGATTACTGGTGGTCTGGGCCACCATGAAGATCTGATTAATACCGTGTTTTTTTGAAGCCTGGATGGCAGGTGAAGCTTCTTCTGGCGGCAAATCTGCAGCAAGAATCCCGTTAACACCACTTTTTCTGGCTTCACTGTAAAACTGGTCAATACCCATCTTGTAAATGAGGTTGTAGTACACTAGAAGTCCGATGGGAATATCCGTGAATTCTCTTACCTGTCTTATAAATTCAAATCCTCGAAAGGTTGTCATCCCTGCCTCTAGAGCCCTTATATCGGCGGCTTGGATGGTAGGCCCATCAGCTACCGGGTCACTGAAGGGAAATCCAATTTCCAGGGCATCTGCTCCGGCATTGACCATCTCCTTAACAATTTGCAGGGAGGTTTCCAAATCCGGATCACCGGCCACCACGAATGGTATGAAAGCGCCTTCGGATTGTTCTTTCACTCGCTTAAACATTTCCGAGTAGGTTTCCGGATTATTCATACTCTCACCCCCATTTTATGGGATACAATGTGCATATCTTTATCTCCCCTACCTGAAAGATTAATTATAATAGTTTTTCCCTGATTCTCCGTCTTTTTTGCATATTTTTCGGCGCAAGCCACTGCGTGGGAGCTTTCCAGGGCAGGGATTATTCCTTCATATTTGGAAAGCAACTTAAATCCTCTAAGGGCCTCTTTATCAAGTATGGGTTCATATTTGGCTCTTCCTTCCACCATCATCTGGGAATGCTCCGGCCCCACCCCGGGATAGTCCAGTCCAGCTGATACAGAGTGAGCCTCGCTTATCTGCCCATCATCATCCTGTAGTACGAATGATAGTGAGCCATGTAGGACGCCCTCTGTTCCAAAGGATAGAGTAGCCCCGTGCCGCCCTCCCGGACCTTCTCCCCCTCCCTCTGCACCGACAAGTTCCACCTCCGAGTCTTCCTGGAAGGCTGAGAATATGCCGATGGCATTACTACCCCCACCTACACAGGCAATCACCGCATCAGGAAGCATACCTTCTTTTTCAATTATTTGTTGGCGGGATTCACGACCAATAACCCTCTGAAAGTGTTTTACCATGGTGGGATAGGGATGGGGACCCATACTAGAACCAATGAGGTAATGAGTGGTGTCCACGTTGGTGATCCAGTCCCGCAGAGCTTCATTTATGGAATCTTTGAGGGTTCTGGAACCACTTTCAACACTTATTACCGTGGCTCCACTAAGTTGCATCCGAAACACGTTTAATTTCTGCCGTTTGATATCTTCACTACCCATATAAACATCGGTGGGAAATCCAAAAAGTGCACCTATAACTGCAGTGGCAATACCATGCTGCCCTGCACCTGTTTCGGCTATTAACCTCTTTTTACCCATATATTTGGCAAGTAAACCCTGGCCCAGTGTATTGTTGATTTTATGGGCTCCAGTGTGTAAAAGATCCTCCCTTTTCAGGTATATTTTACAACCCAGCTTCTGTGAAAGTCGCTGGGCATAGTACAAGGAGGTAGGCCTACCTGCAAACTCTCGCAAATAATAATCTAATTCCTTATTAAATTTTTTATCATCTTTGTATCTGTAGAAAGCTGCTTCAAGTTCTTCTAAAGCAGGGATTAAAAGTTCAGGGACAAACATGCCGCCATATTTTCCGAATTTTCCGTCTGAAATCATCTAAATCACCTATTAATGTCAATTATTTAAAATTTCCATGAATTCTTCCAGTTTAGCCCGATCTTTAATTCCAGGTGATTCTTCCACTCCGGAGTTTATATCTATGCCCTGGAAGTGTTTATCAATCATTTTCTTGTTTTTTTTCATTAATCGGGCGTTCAAACCCCCTGCCAGGAAGACATCAACATTCGCAACATCATTCACAACTTCTGCTCCTTCTATTGCAGTTTGGAGCGGGATCTGAATACCTGTACCGCCACATTTACCATTCACCTCATAATCCAGTAAAATGGCATCACAGACCTCAGCATAGCCTCTGATCTCTTTTCTATTATCTTCGGAGATATTTTCGCTGATACCCACCGCCCTGGTAACTTCCAGTTCTGATGCCCTTTTAATGTAATTAATATCAGGAGGTGAGAGAGAATGTAATTGTATTTTAGTTATACCACAAATTTCTGCCCTTTTAATTACATCCCCAGGGTTATCCGGCTCCATTATCATCACCGCCTTACCTGGATCATCCATCTGGGAGCTTAGAAGTTTAATTAATTTGAGATCAGCAAATCTCTGGGATCGTTCTACGTTTATGAATCCCAGTAGATCCACTCCAGTGGATTCCACCATCAGGACATCCAGAAGCCTTCTGATCCCGCAGACCTTGATTTTCATGTGGATCTTGTCCTCCTCATTCCCTTAGATGATTCAACCAGACTTTTCACGGAAGAGTACAAATTTTCGATGCTGCTGGAGGCCATTATACTGCTACCCACCAGCACGGCATCGGCACCGAAATCAGCCAATAACTTAAGGTCCCTATAACCATTTACTCCACTTTCTGATACCAATAACAGATCATCCGGCACATAGTCAGCCATTTTAAGAGTTCGGTTAAAATCTATACTGAAGTCCTGGAAGCTTCGGTTATTAATTCCGATGATTCTGGCCCCGGATTTTATGGCCAATTTAAGTTCCTCCCGGTTGGCACATTCCACCAGGGGTTCCATTCCCAGATCCCGGCAGAGTCCAATACCTCCCCCCAGATCCGGATATACACTCACCATCATTAACAGAGAACTGGCTCCAGCACTTCGGGCCTCATATATCTGATACTCGTCCATTATAAAATCTTTACGGAGTAAAGGCATGGAAGTAAGCTTGCCTGCGACTTTGAGGTTTTCCAGGGAGCTTTTGAAAAAATTTTCTTCAGTTAAGACCGACACTGCCGTGACCCCCCCTCGCTGGTAAGTTTCCACGACCTCCTTTACCTTAAAATTAGAAAGTTGACCCCGGGAAGGGGAAGCAGGCTTGTATTCACCGATGACTGATACATCATTAAGATCCTTGTTAAGTTCCAGGACCCTTAGAAAGTCAAGTGCCGGTTTTACCTCTTCTGATTTGCTTTTCATCTCGCTTAGGGGAACCTTTTCTCGGATTTTTTCCAGGGAAAATCTTTTTTGGCTTAGAATTTCTTTAAAGTTTACAAAAGTCATAATCCCATCCCCAGAAAGTTTTCTATGATTCGGGACCCCTCTCGGGTTCCTACCGACTCCGGATGGAACTG encodes:
- the trpA gene encoding tryptophan synthase subunit alpha, with product MNNPETYSEMFKRVKEQSEGAFIPFVVAGDPDLETSLQIVKEMVNAGADALEIGFPFSDPVADGPTIQAADIRALEAGMTTFRGFEFIRQVREFTDIPIGLLVYYNLIYKMGIDQFYSEARKSGVNGILAADLPPEEASPAIQASKKHGINQIFMVAQTTSNQRLLQISQIAEGFIYVVAVMGVTGARSTLGGETVDLIRRVRSHINLPIAVGFGISKPDHVQRVLKAGSDGAIVASALLDLIDRYHDNRELMLKEMGRRCEALKKASRGYLK
- the trpB gene encoding tryptophan synthase subunit beta, with amino-acid sequence MISDGKFGKYGGMFVPELLIPALEELEAAFYRYKDDKKFNKELDYYLREFAGRPTSLYYAQRLSQKLGCKIYLKREDLLHTGAHKINNTLGQGLLAKYMGKKRLIAETGAGQHGIATAVIGALFGFPTDVYMGSEDIKRQKLNVFRMQLSGATVISVESGSRTLKDSINEALRDWITNVDTTHYLIGSSMGPHPYPTMVKHFQRVIGRESRQQIIEKEGMLPDAVIACVGGGSNAIGIFSAFQEDSEVELVGAEGGGEGPGGRHGATLSFGTEGVLHGSLSFVLQDDDGQISEAHSVSAGLDYPGVGPEHSQMMVEGRAKYEPILDKEALRGFKLLSKYEGIIPALESSHAVACAEKYAKKTENQGKTIIINLSGRGDKDMHIVSHKMGVRV
- a CDS encoding phosphoribosylanthranilate isomerase — encoded protein: MKIKVCGIRRLLDVLMVESTGVDLLGFINVERSQRFADLKLIKLLSSQMDDPGKAVMIMEPDNPGDVIKRAEICGITKIQLHSLSPPDINYIKRASELEVTRAVGISENISEDNRKEIRGYAEVCDAILLDYEVNGKCGGTGIQIPLQTAIEGAEVVNDVANVDVFLAGGLNARLMKKNKKMIDKHFQGIDINSGVEESPGIKDRAKLEEFMEILNN
- a CDS encoding indole-3-glycerol phosphate synthase TrpC; this translates as MTFVNFKEILSQKRFSLEKIREKVPLSEMKSKSEEVKPALDFLRVLELNKDLNDVSVIGEYKPASPSRGQLSNFKVKEVVETYQRGGVTAVSVLTEENFFKSSLENLKVAGKLTSMPLLRKDFIMDEYQIYEARSAGASSLLMMVSVYPDLGGGIGLCRDLGMEPLVECANREELKLAIKSGARIIGINNRSFQDFSIDFNRTLKMADYVPDDLLLVSESGVNGYRDLKLLADFGADAVLVGSSIMASSSIENLYSSVKSLVESSKGMRRTRST